The Bombus pascuorum chromosome 13, iyBomPasc1.1, whole genome shotgun sequence nucleotide sequence TAACTAATAGCCTAAGCCGTGCAATTATTTTTGATCatcttaatttctatattataaggaatatatacatatagctGTTGGCATTCGATTTgttctaatattataattaggaTATCTCCTAGATAGaatacatacaaaaatattattgttccTATATcacaatattcaaaattaattcgttaCATTTAAACATATAACAAGGACAATTAGAAGTGTTTATGTATTGAAATAATGTCGACTGTATGTAAAGGGGAAATATCCTCAGAAGTCCCCAGTATGGTTGTGGCAGTCGTGTAAATCGTACAAATTAATACGAAATTCGTAATTCGCGAGATTTAGTGTAAAGACTTCCAACAGTTGTTCCCTTTTCGCGATAGATAGTTACCAATGATTTTTCCTgcagtttttaaataattgtatgtgAACTGGAAACcagaaattgaattattgaaaccctatcgtgattatattacTGCGTGAAAGTACTTATTTCCGGCAACATGTCCCAGCGTAGGATAGTAAGCATTTGATATgattatatgataaatattttttaaataaacagctagaaattaaatatcgcaGAGTAACAAATTCTAAATGCTAATTCAacgagaatataaaaaaacgtTTGTTTGAGATCCTATTTTCAGCGAatataactattattttttatttccaaatagAGATACGAATCCATGGGAATTTGTATTCATTCCGAATCTACAATTGTATCGAAGGTTCCTCAAGATTTATAAAACTTCCAAGTATTACCAAAACTTTAAAGTTGTGATTCCTACATCTCGATGTAATGTTTTGgcaaataatgaaatgtattaaCATATCGTGTCGATAATACCAAAGAACCGCCCGAACCTTCGAATATGATTCCATATTTAAATGTCACAATATTCTTAAGTCTTGGACCTTGTTTCATAATCGATCGTGAaccttaaaaattttaaatctttcaCACTGATTGAAACGGTCACGACCCACCAGAACATAAAGTTCAAAGCTTAAAACTGTTACGTCTTAtaaaaaacgaataatattcgacatgttaatatatttcaatatttacataagatatttaagaaacatataaaaacCTTTCAAATTATCATTGATTTGGAGGACACTCAAAGGAAATGATTTTAGAAGAAAGTTGTCAATAGCACAAATAACCTCTAACAAACGTCAGTGATAAAGTCAAGTATGTCGTCTATCTATAATAAGATCAAATAACATCGAGCATATTTAAAGGCTGTTGATATAAATaccataaattatatttctattaggataggaaaaagaaaatttttcaattcctCTGAAAAAAtcctaatatttaaatacttattaatatcttttccGTAGTTCGGAATTTATATTCgttaaaaagtttcattagACTATCCAATTAGAAAGGAATTGTGATCTTATTCTTAACAGAGGTATCTGTTTTCCAGGATCCCCCGAGATTGCCTGAGCCCCGTAATTTACCTCCTGCCGGTTTAATACAGCAAGAGGAAGTTCGTAGGCTCCATGCCTCACAATACAGACAAACGCTAGCATGTTTTTCCGGTTAGTTTTCACTCTTGATATTACGTcacttatttatttgtaatttaaatacgcAGAATGCAATTTCCTTTCCCTCCTCGAATTGATGTTTCATAATGATGTTCGTGAATTGTTTCTTACTTCTAATGACTTTCGTACCACCGATTAATGTTGCAATTCTATTCCATCCTACATTACGATAAATTTAGCATTTCGATTCTCATGTTCATCGCACTGATTCTTTACTATATCATAAATTGAGTGCggacttttatatatttatgagaaatcTGAAAGCGAAAAATGTACATTATTACAACTAGACCTATCGCATGTctctaacaaattttacttcaTGTAGTATTTTACTTAATGCACATATAATGCAACAGGATTAACAGATCagtaataaaatagttaaGAAATAAGACTAGTGGAAAGTATTCGAGCTAATATCGCGAAGAGTCCAATTATTTATAGCCTGCAccatgtattaattataaatatattcatagtatatatataaaatataaatttgcgtaAATGTACGCAGCGTAATTATAAAACCACCGCTCTACAATTAACATATGctatatatagcattacctgttTCTCATTCCAGCAACGCTAACGATGTTCACAGTCGGTACAGTCTACGGATGGTCAACGACTACCCTTGGCCGCATAAAATCCGGGACTAACGACCACATGCCGCTAAAGTTAAGACACTATGAATATTCATGGATCATTTCTTTGACAGTACTTGGTTCAGTGATCGGTTCACTTGTGTGTGCCAATTTGGCCGATCGCATCGGTCGTAAATACTGCCTCCTTATATCCAGCTCAATGGTCACCGTTGGCTGGTACATCGTCTACTTCGCAAAATCCTTGCCACTGCTATACTTTGCTCGGGTGATTCACGGTATTGCTATTGGTATGGCCCGCACGATAAATCCCATGTACGTGTCAGAAATCGCTGATGTCAGCATCAGAGGAATGCTAGGTACTCTAATCGTAGTGAACGCATATGCCGGGTCAATGTTAACTTGCGCCCTAGAATTCTGGCTGACGTACGATGACTGCGTGTTCTTTCTTGCAATGTTATCCTTTGTACCCACCGTTTCGAACGCGTGCTTCCCCGAAACTCCGTATTTCTTGGTGGCAAAAGGGCAAAAGAAGCAAGCATGCAAGTCGTTAGCATATTACAAAAGGATCCTAGATCGTAACGAAGTGAAATCCGAAATACGTGCAATACGCGCACAAACCAGATACGAATTACACCCAGAATCCAGATACGAATTAGACCAACAATCTAGAAGGGATTTACCCTCACCATCAAGAACCGATTTACCCGCACAATCCAGAAGCAATTTATCCCCACAATCCAGAAGCAATTTATCCCCACAATCCAGAAGCAATTTATCCCCACAATCCATAAGCGAACGACGCTCTAACCCCATACAGCAAGTAGACATACAACACATATCCGATTTACACTTGCCATCCACTAGCCGTGGACGAGCCATATCCGTTGTACGCTCAGAAGTCATTCCTACTGTACACCAGCAACCAAGAGATGATTCACGCTTTCAAGCCTCACGCGAAGCGGTCCGATTAGCCATACAACAATTGCGCGCATCATACTCACTCTCCACAAGCGAATTACCAGCCAGAAGCGAATTACAGCCACCAGCCAGAAGCGAATTACAGCCACCAGCCAGAAGCGAATTACAGCCACGAGCCAGAAGCGAATTACAGTCACGAGCCAGAAGCGATTTAGGCAGACAACCCAATGTGGATTCTCGCGCATCGGCTGATACGGATGAGATACACATAGATGGAACTAAATATACTGGGTTTACCAAGCTGAAATGTATACTTCAGCGAAGCAACAAGAAAGCTCTGTTAATTATGTTTGGCTTGATCATGGCAAACCAACTTGGCGGACACTTCATCACTATGCAGTTTGTGGAGatgttgtataaaaaaataaagatcgcTAACGATTTATATAAAGCGACGCTTTTGGTCCGGCTTGTCAACGTTCTGTTTAGCAGTTATACCATGTTTAAAGTGGACTCTGTTGGAAGAAGAACACTTTTGATTCTGTCTACACTTGGGACGAGTGTCACATTGAGTACTTTAGCATattatcgtttcttcgttgATCATGAGCTACACAGTCCCAAGTTCGATTTTATTATCCCTCTCTTCTTAATTATGTATCAAGTAACGTTCCAAATTGGTTTAGCTACGATGCCCACTGTTCTTCTATGCGAGTTATTTCCTACGGAACTAAATGGCTTTGTTGGTGCCATTATTGTGATTTTCGATAGTATATTTGGTTTTATTGTGTCGAAACTGTTTCAAGTGATTAGCGTTCATGTAGGAACGTATGCGGTTTACATTATCTTCGGGACATCATGCACTGTCGCATTTCTGATGG carries:
- the LOC132913592 gene encoding facilitated trehalose transporter Tret1-like, yielding MFTVGTVYGWSTTTLGRIKSGTNDHMPLKLRHYEYSWIISLTVLGSVIGSLVCANLADRIGRKYCLLISSSMVTVGWYIVYFAKSLPLLYFARVIHGIAIGMARTINPMYVSEIADVSIRGMLGTLIVVNAYAGSMLTCALEFWLTYDDCVFFLAMLSFVPTVSNACFPETPYFLVAKGQKKQACKSLAYYKRILDRNEVKSEIRAIRAQTRYELHPESRYELDQQSRRDLPSPSRTDLPAQSRSNLSPQSRSNLSPQSRSNLSPQSISERRSNPIQQVDIQHISDLHLPSTSRGRAISVVRSEVIPTVHQQPRDDSRFQASREAVRLAIQQLRASYSLSTSELPARSELQPPARSELQPPARSELQPRARSELQSRARSDLGRQPNVDSRASADTDEIHIDGTKYTGFTKLKCILQRSNKKALLIMFGLIMANQLGGHFITMQFVEMLYKKIKIANDLYKATLLVRLVNVLFSSYTMFKVDSVGRRTLLILSTLGTSVTLSTLAYYRFFVDHELHSPKFDFIIPLFLIMYQVTFQIGLATMPTVLLCELFPTELNGFVGAIIVIFDSIFGFIVSKLFQVISVHVGTYAVYIIFGTSCTVAFLMVYLCIPETKGKTYTEIEALLVSENFNSSNEEARIDESNIHRS